tgtattttgtcagtGACATTGAATCTCTTAGTATAATCCGGGATAATAACAAAAGAATTGCCGATTATGTTGATTTCGTAGCTCCGTTGTATAGCATTGATCTATTTCAGATTGCCATCAAGGTTAAAGGACAATCATGTTGACCGGTATTGATACTTTAACACCTTTATAGACCTGCTTGTTTGACCATGAGCAAATATTGTTGCTGCTATCTTAAATACCATAGGttgcggatccgtggtctagttgTTGTACACTTGACTGTCCTCCCGGTGTCGCAGGTTCGACTCACCGCCGCACAACGGGATCCAAGTCTCTTCCGGAATGAATTGGCAACCCGTGGATGAACATTTCTTCACCGGATCATAGCTTTCAATTTGAAGTGGCTTCTTATAACTAAAaactatataattttatttggaaattgATGTTGGTGCATTCTTGTTATCAATTTGTTATTTAGAACTAACAtctcaaaatatgtatatattaaaatgtgaatGTATATGTGGTGATCACTGATCACTCGTTctgtttgaaatgtttgcaaatattgtgatTTATCTATCAAAGGTTTGGTACTTGGACTTGCCGCTGTGgtttccattattttattaaaattgtgttttcacTTCACAATTATAAGAATCTGTAAAACCATGACCGTTCAGATAAGATTGCAATTAACGATATCAGTGTATGTCATTTAAATGGTTCAACAATCGTTTATTTTTGAAGTACGTCTCAAAATGGGGTTCAAAAGTGTGATGTTATATCGTATACCTCGTTTTCATCCCTGTAATCTTTTACAAGATAGCCTATATTAAATACGCATtcaattgattttgatatgatGCAGTATTCGACTGTCTGGACATAACAAAACAAgggaataaaatgtttgaaaatatatttagaatatCTGACaaaattttaagcatttttttgtttgatacaACGTCTTTAGGATGTGCAGACAGAGTGGTATTATCGGCCGCATTTCTCACATGTTTTACATTCATTCTTATTACAAGTTCATACCTCGTTGTAGATTTAATTGTATCGCGAAAAGTGGTGGGTCAATTAAACAAAGACAGTGTTTTTATCACTGGATGTGACTCAGGTTTCGGAAACTTGCTCGCGAAAAGTCTAGACAAAAGAGGGGTGAAGGTATTTGCGGGGTTCTTGACAGATGAAGTTGCCGCGCAGTTAGAGTCGGAGACGTCCAGTCATCTTCAAACCCTCGTCGTTGACATAACACAACGCGAATCTGTGAAGAAGGCTTTGGATTTCATTTCAAGAAGAATTGGAAGTGAAGGTTGGTGATATTATACTGTTTGCACTTGATGGTCTTAAATGATTAGAAAAACGACAATAGtaagaaatattaatttctaTTCGAGTTTCTCAGAAACTTTGTAACTTCTGGTATATTATTAAGACATAAACAAAAAGACACATTATCTCATTTGTACATCCATTTAACAAGTTCGGAATTAAATTATTGTACAAAAGTGAAAGTGTGAAattcatatacaaaaaatattacctatttcttttaccattttaattataaaataatactatGTCAAAATTATGGGGTCTCGTCAACAACGATGGTGTGATGTCAACATTTTCGCCTACGGAATGTACGTCATATGAAGACTTCGAGCGTGTtctacacgtcaacataacggGGACATTATCAGTGGCACATGCGTTTCTGCCATTACTGAGGAAGTCACGTGGTAACCGTTTGTAGTGCGACGTCTACCGTTGCCTATCCTGGAATTACAAATTATGCAACCTCCAAAGCGGCATTAAAGATGTTCTGTTCTTGTCTCAGGTAGGGTCGAACGGAAATGTGACATCAAACGCGATAATAAATAGCGTTCGTAGTGTCCTTATTAACCGTTCACGAGAAAAATGATCTTCTTGTCATTACGTGACATcacaatatttgaatataaacattcttATAGCCTTTAGCACAATTCACTTATATTTGCAAGTTATTCAACAGATGCACCAAGCATTGTTGCgtaaatacttatttattatttaaatttataccTTGCTTTATTGCCAAGCCTTTAAGCTTTCGCTTAAATTAAATCTGAAAAATCGTCTTTTCTCTTTTAAGGCGCGAGTTCTTCAACTCTGGCCTTAAGGTTATAACCATTGAGCCAGGAGGATTTAGGACGAATCTTACAGAGCAGGAGAGTCTTGCTAATATGGTACACAAAGGGTTCAAAACCGAAACAAAGGAACAGCAAGACGTCTATGGAGGAAATATTGCAGAATACagtaaactatttttgtttgataattatatGAGAGTAATTATAGGATGAAACACTGAAGAGTTAccacttatttatttaagacaTTATTTGACTAGatataaatgtcaattttaaggTGTAAGTGTTTAGAACATATAAGTTAATTAGATGTTCTGAAtagtgttttcatatttttagttttattggGAGATATAGCCTAattgaaatatctttattatgattattgttTCTTAGTTATGGGTGGTGTACGTTTGGCGTCACAGTATGTAAGCAATCGACCTCAGAGCGTTGCTGAAGCGATGGCGCATGCGCTACTTGCAAAATATCCCAGGATGTGTTACCCAGTTGGATACGACGCTTATATCTTTTTTGGCTTCATGAGGATGATACCGGAAAGGGTCGGCGACTATATCCTGGGCTGGCCAGCACCTCACGGTCGACAGTGTGAGGATTTTAAACAGCACAATGATTAGATAACAAACGTTTGCGTTATTTAATTCCCTTTAGGTGAATACAACTTTGTGTGTGCAGTTTTAATCGGTATACTCAATGCaattttcaatgcaattttcaatgcaatattatttgtaatttttaatacagttttatttacattatttatgtagtattgttatttgttatctACAACTGTGCTTAAATTACTGTGTTTCTACGATGACCTGtacattcataaaaatatgaagaaaaaaagatgCCTCATTGAGTTGGCTTCTGTTATTCAAATAGTAAAGGTGTTAACGACttactttatatattattttgttagtGTTGTTCATGCACTATTATTTTGACAGAAATGGCATCGTCGAGCAACTCACACCAAAGAAGCACAGTGCGATTTGTATATAAGTCGATGAATTGATATCTTAAAGATGGTTTTAGAATACCccaaggccacaccaaattaataacttgttcatcggatttcccgcacctatttcttcagaaaagcaaaaaaattttttttatttttttatcacttgcgcccgcaccttcttaaaaaaatgttatattttttacgagcgctaatttgtttagaagaatgtagccttttcccccgcatttttcaataattacaattatcaaagcaccggctcaatcatgcagccgctctaattagaCTCAATGAACGATTTAGACccggatacaagcgtctagatgatcgagactaaattggcaacagttcacttcctgattcttgaaaattaatacgtcaacaaatgacaattctaccaccatttaaagtttgattaaattttggacaaatgtgtttgtatgaATTTGGCTCCcgctaaaagtaaacatatatatactggacaagaagtgctgaattttatcgtgaatgacagtgattatccaaagtgaatttggttcggacatgtttgacgggaattcggatgaaccttacagtgaaaagacagtttccaatcTGTCATCTATGCCTACTACACCTGTCCAAAtaaaaacttcaggtgtgtattttaatttctttgctgttaatatatagcaaatatgatgtagttttttgtattatttgtttccttca
The DNA window shown above is from Mya arenaria isolate MELC-2E11 chromosome 6, ASM2691426v1 and carries:
- the LOC128237632 gene encoding retinol dehydrogenase 7-like — protein: MGFKRCADRVVLSAAFLTCFTFILITSSYLVVDLIVSRKVVGQLNKDSVFITGCDSGFGNLLAKSLDKRGVKVFAGFLTDEVAAQLESETSSHLQTLVVDITQRESVKKALDFISRRIGSEDFERVLHVNITGTLSVAHAFLPLLRKSRGNRLREFFNSGLKVITIEPGGFRTNLTEQESLANMVHKGFKTETKEQQDVYGGNIAEYIMGGVRLASQYVSNRPQSVAEAMAHALLAKYPRMCYPVGYDAYIFFGFMRMIPERVGDYILGWPAPHGRQCEDFKQHND